In the genome of Desulfofalx alkaliphila DSM 12257, the window GCGCCACTTGAGCCGGCTGTACTTTACCGTAAATATGCCGGGTACCGTCAGGATTGCGAATTTCCACCAGCGGCTCCTTGTAGCACATGCCCATGCAGCCACTAAAGGTTAACTGCACCTCAAAACCGTCAAGTGCTGTTTTAAAAGCCTCATACACCTTTTGTGCACCGGCAGCAATACCACAACTGGCCAGCCCAACATTCACTATAGTCCTTCCGGTACTAGACATTGGCTTCACACCCTTCCTTAACACTGCCCTCCGCATTACCGCATTGGCAGGACTTTCCCGCCTGCCTAACTAATTTTTTAACCTTTTCAGGGGTCATTTTGGCATAGGTTTCTCCGTTGAATGTTATCACCGGACCGTGACTACAGCATCCCAGACAAGCCACATGCTCCAAGGTAAACTTACCGTCCTCACTGGTGCCCTCGGATTTAATGCCAATCTCATTTTGGATAGCTTCGGAAAGCTGCTCTGCCCCTGCCAAATGACAGGCAGTGCCGTGGCAAACTTGAATAAAGTTATCCCCCACCGGTTCTAGTCGAAATTGAGCGTAAAAGGTGGCAATGCCATATAGATCACTGGCAGGTACTTTGGTTAGCTTACTGATGTAATCCAACATATCTTCACTGACATACCCAAAGCTAGCCTGCACCTGCTGCAAAATCATGATGGCCGCACCTTTATCATGGTTATATTTCTGTACTATCTCATCCAATGCTGCTTTATCGCTATCTTTAATGGTCTCTCCCATTGGAACCCCCCCATTTTTGTCATTTCATTAGAACTCGGAAAAAAAACATGGAACTACTTATACTTTTGCTTTATTGTCAGAGGAAAGAAAAAATCTCCTGGGTGTTTATCCCCGGAGATTCTTATACTGGTTATGCCACCGGTATACCGGTTAGTTATTTAATCGATATATACCATCGGTTTAATTAAATCGCGGGGTTTTTTCTACCATAAGATTGAATGCCTCTTCAATTAGTTCAAACCCGTTAAATCGCCAAGACCTTTCATTGTTGCTGTAACTTCTCCTTTTTTATTATTTCAATTAGTCAAGTAATACAACCGGCTTAATTAAATCCTTTGGCTTATCCTTCATTAACAAGAGGGCCTTTTCTACATTTTCCAAACCGTGAAACACATGGGTTACCAACTTACCAGGATCTATCCGCTTGTATTTGACCAGTTCAATCATTTTCTCCATTCTTACCCTTCCACCGGGGGTTAATCCACCGTTAATTTTCTTATGGGCCATACCAAATCCCCAACCGGCACGGGGAACAGGCAAGAATTCTCCTTCACCAAAGTAATTAATGTTTGATATTGTGCCACCGGGTTTGGTCATATTTACAGCGGAGGCCAGTATATCAGCATTGCCACCGGCAATAATGGTCACATCAACGCCTGCACCATCAGTTAATTTTAAAATCTGCTCTACAATATCCCCGTTTCTATAATTAACCACATCGGTTGCACCATAGGCTTTTGCGGCTTCCACACAAACCGGTCTGCTGCCCACAACAATTAACCTACCGGCCCCTCTTAACTTGGCACCGGCCACTGCCATTAGTCCCACCGGGCCAATACCCAAAACCGCCACGGTATCACCCAACTGAATATTTCCGTTTTCAGCCCCATGAAAACCGGTTGTTACCATATCAGGGATCATAACAGCAGTTTCTAATGGAATATCGTCAGGTAACAAGGCCATGTTCATATCTGCTTCATTTACAAGGAAGAACTCAGCCATTGAGCCATCCTTAATGTTTGAATACTGCCATCCTGCCAACATACCGCCGGAGTGCTGGTGGTATCCACCTTGTACCTCAGTGGTGTTCCAATTGGGCGTAATGGCCGGTACAACTACCCGATCTCCCACCTTAAAATCTTTTACTTGGCTGCCCACTTCAACCACTTCACCAACAGCCTCGTGGCCTAGGGTCATGTTATGCCTTTCTCCGATAGCTCCTTCAAACACGGTGTGGATGTCAGAGGTGCAGGGGGCCAAGGCCAGGGGACGGCATAGGGCATCATAGGGCCCAACCGCCGGCTTTTCCTTTTCCATCCAACCAACTTCACCAATGCGCACCATTACAAAAGCTTTCATTAACATACCCCCTAATAATTGTATCAATTTTCTAAATTGTCTCATTTGTACTTAGTTTTGTCACCATGACAGAGAGTAGTTTTCTGCCATACAGTTGGGTATTTAATAAATACCCAACCGGGTAGTTGAAAAAAGAGACAGCCGACATAACAAGGCCAAAAAAACAAAAAACCGACTGCCTGTCGGTTATCACTGCAAACTTAAATAATATTTTCTTGAATTAATTTGGCCACAAGGGCTATTCTATTGTGAACACCCATTTTGCGGATGATATTTTGTATATGGAATTTTACTGTGTTTTCGCTAAGATAAATTTGTTCGGCTATTTCACGGTTTGTTAATCCTTTGGCTACCAGTCTTGCAATTTCCAGCTGTTGTTTTGTTAAAACCGGCGAGCGACTACTTTCACCGGCTGCCCTTTCGTTCAGCTTCTTAATAATGTTGGCAGCCACCTGG includes:
- the nuoE gene encoding NADH-quinone oxidoreductase subunit NuoE, with amino-acid sequence MGETIKDSDKAALDEIVQKYNHDKGAAIMILQQVQASFGYVSEDMLDYISKLTKVPASDLYGIATFYAQFRLEPVGDNFIQVCHGTACHLAGAEQLSEAIQNEIGIKSEGTSEDGKFTLEHVACLGCCSHGPVITFNGETYAKMTPEKVKKLVRQAGKSCQCGNAEGSVKEGCEANV
- a CDS encoding NAD(P)-dependent alcohol dehydrogenase yields the protein MKAFVMVRIGEVGWMEKEKPAVGPYDALCRPLALAPCTSDIHTVFEGAIGERHNMTLGHEAVGEVVEVGSQVKDFKVGDRVVVPAITPNWNTTEVQGGYHQHSGGMLAGWQYSNIKDGSMAEFFLVNEADMNMALLPDDIPLETAVMIPDMVTTGFHGAENGNIQLGDTVAVLGIGPVGLMAVAGAKLRGAGRLIVVGSRPVCVEAAKAYGATDVVNYRNGDIVEQILKLTDGAGVDVTIIAGGNADILASAVNMTKPGGTISNINYFGEGEFLPVPRAGWGFGMAHKKINGGLTPGGRVRMEKMIELVKYKRIDPGKLVTHVFHGLENVEKALLLMKDKPKDLIKPVVLLD